The window CAACCCCGGCAACTCCGGCGGCGCCCTCGTCAACATGAACGGCGAGATCGTCGGGATGCCCTCCGCGATCTACTCCCCCTCCAGCGACAGCAGCAGCGCCGGCAGCGTCGGCCTCGGCTTCGCCATCCCCGTCAACACCATCAAGGCCGACCTCCAATCCCTGCGCGGCGGCGGCAGCGGCAGCGCCGGCGACACCGGAGCCGACTCGGGCGCCGGCGACGCGGGCGGCGCCGCCAACGGCTTCGGGACCTCCTTCTAGGCGGCCCGTGCGAGCCTGGTAGGACCGACCACCACCCCCGGGGGATCCACATGAACGCCGCCGAAGGCGACCAGCAGCGCATCCTCGTCGTCGACGACGAGCCGGCCGTCCGCGAGGCCCTGCGCCGCTCCCTCGCCTTCGAGGGATACGGCGCGCGGACCGCCGTCGACGGCCTGGACGCCCTCGACCAGGCGGCCTCGTACGCCCCCGACCTGATCGTGCTGGACATCCAGATGCCCCGGATGGACGGCCTGACCGCGGCCCGACGGCTGCGCGCCGCCGGCAGCACCACCCCGATCCTGATGCTGACCGCCCGCGACACCGTCGGCGACCGCGTCACCGGCCTCGACGCGGGCGCCGACGACTACCTGGTGAAGCCGTTCGAGCTGGACGAGCTGTTCGCGCGGGTCCGGGCGCTGCTGCGGCGCAGCTCGTACGCGGCGCCCGCGGCCGGCGGGCCGGAGCCCGAGGACGCGCTGACCTTCGGCGACCTGCGGATGGACCTCGCGACCCGCGAGGTCACCCGGGCCGGGCGGCCCGTGGAGTTGACCCGCACCGAGTTCACGCTGCTGGAGATGTTCCTGGCCCACCCCCGCCAGGTGCTGACCCGCGAGCAGATCCTGAAGACCGTCTGGGGCTTCGACTTCGAACCCAGCTCCAACTCCCTGGACGTGTACGTGATGTACCTGCGCCGCAAGACCGAGGCCGGCGGGGAGCCGCGCCTGGTCCACACCGTGCGCGGGGTGGGTTACGTGCTGCGCGCCGCCGGGGCCGGGGACCACGGAGGGCCCGAGTGAACCCGGTCGCCGGATTCCGGGCGCTGCCGCTGCGTTCGCGGCTCGCGCTGCTGGTGGCGGTGGCGGTGGCGGTCGCCGTCGCGGCGGTGGCCGGCGTCAGCTGGTTCATGGTCCGCGCGCAGTTGGACGACCAGCTGAACAGTTCGCTGCGCTCCACCGACGCCCGCGCCCAGGCGAGCCAGACCCTGAACGCGCTCGGCTGCCAGGAGCAGGCGCTGCCCAACCCCTTCGTGAACAACCTGAGCGCGCAGGTGCAGATCGTGCTGCCGTCCGGCGGCCGCTGCCTGGTGGACGGCAAGAACACCCTCCCGGTCAGTGACTACGACCTCCAGGTCGCCAAGAGGCTGCGCGACACGGTCCTGTACGACGGCGTGACCACGGACGGCACCCCGGTGCGCGTCTACACGCAGTTCGTGGAACTGACCTCCCGGGCCGGCAAGCAGGACGCCGCGATCTCGGTGGCCAAGCCCCTCGCCGACATGGACAAGCCGCTCTCCACCCTGGCCTGGGTGCTGCTCCTGGTGTCCGGCATCGGTGTCGTGGGCGCGGGCGCGGCCGGCCTGTGGGTGGCCCGCACGGGTCTGCGGCCCGTCGACGAACTCACCGGCGCCGTCGAGCACATCGCCCGTACCGAGGACCTCACGGTGCGGATCCCCGACGAGGGCGAGGACGAGATCGCCCGGCTGTCGCGGTCCTTCAACTCGATGACCGCCGCGCTGGCCTCCTCCCGGGACCGGCAGGCCCAGCTGATCGCGGACGCCGGTCACGAGCTGCGCACCCCGCTGACCTCGCTGCGCACGAACGTCGAGCTGCTGGCGCGCAGCGAGGAGACCGGTCGGGCGATTCCGCCGGAGGACCGCCGGGAGCTGCTGGCTTCGGTGAAGGCGCAGATGACCGAGTTGGCGTCGCTGATCGGGGACCTCCAGGAGCTGTCCCGCCCGGACGCGGCCTCGCCGGGCCCGCTCGGGGTGGTGGCCCTGCACGAGATCGTCGGGTCCGCGCTGTCGCGGGCCCGGCTGCGCGGTCCGGAGCTGACGTTCGGCTCGTCCCTGGAGTCCTGGTACGTACGGGGCGAGGCGGCGGCGCTGGAGCGTGCGGTGGTCAACGTCCTGGACAACGCGGTGAAGTTCAGCCCGTCCGGCGGGCGGGTCGAGGTGGCGCTGCACGCCGGGGAGCTGACCGTACGGGACCACGGGCCGGGCATCCCGGACCAGGACCTGCCGCACGTCTTCGAGCGGTTCTGGCGGTCCCCGTCGGCCCGCGCCCTGCCCGGCAGCGGGCTGGGCCTGTCGATCGTGGCCCGTACGGTGAACCGCGCGGGCGGCAGCGCCGAGCTGCGGGCGGCCCGGGACGGCGGCCCGGGCACGGAGGCGGTGCTCCGCATCCCGGGTGCGCCGACCCCGCCGCCGGCCGCGGATCCGGCGGCGTCACCGCCTGCGGGCGGCGCGTCAGTTGTGCCGGATCAGTGAGGCGACGAGCCCGGAGCGGGTGTTGGGGAAGTCCATGGGGACGATGCCGAGCCCGGTCCGGCCGGCCATCTCCCCGCCGTCCACGAAGCCGTGGACCTGCGGGTTGAGTCGGTCCGAGTTCCAGCGCGGGGGCATGTAGGCGGCGGTGCTGACGTAGTTCACGAACAGCTTCCCGGGCTGCTGCACGGCCTTGCGGAAGTGGTTTTCGATCCGGCCCCGCTTGGCGAAGGGCTCGGTGTTGTAGTCGTCCTGGATGTCGAAGACGTTCCCGTCGCCGTACCGCAGGCCGGGCAGGCCGCCGTTGTCGGCGAGCAGCACCACCTTGCCGCGGGCCTGCCCCAGGGACGAGGGCAGGGTGTCGGCGATCCGGAAAAGGGGGCGCCAGCCCCGGTTGTCGAGGTAGTCGTCGAAGACGGCCCGGAAGGTGGCGTCGCTGTCCTCGGAGTACTCCTGCTTGACGCGCATCAGCACGGTTTCGGAGGGGTGCGCGGCGAGGAAGTTCCCACAGTCGACGAGGACGTCCCCGAACATCAGGTCCTGGAAGAAGGCCGCGTGGTGGATGGCGAACGAGCCGCCCGTGACCCGACATCGGACGTCGAGGAAGCGGATGCCCGCGTCGAGCTGCTGCGCGATCGAGGTGTTCTGGCAGGCGACGTAGAGCCCGCCCTTGCGGGCACCGGAGTCGTGGGTGCCGGGGATGGTCATGCGCTGGAGGGGGGTGGAGTCGGCGAGGCCGGCCATCCAGTCCTGTGTGCCGAGCGTGGCCGCCGAGGCCTGGCCCGCCGCGCCCATCCCGAGGGCGGCGCCCGCCGCCATCGCCCCGACCAGGAACCTCCGCCGGTCCATTCCGCTTCCCATGCCCGCCCCTTCGCCGACCCAGTGGTGGGACGGGATCATGGCATGCGGGACCGGGCATTGCTACCCATCGGTAGCGGTCAGCTTTCGAGCAACTCCGCCATGGCGCGCAGGCCTTGGGCGAGCTCGTGGCCGTCCGGCGCCGCCTCCGGGTCGGTCAGGCACTGCACCATCACGCCGCTGAGCAGCGCGATGTGCACCGACCCGAGGGCCCGTACGTCCGCTTCGGAGACCTCCTCCTCGGGGACCCCGCGGAGTTGGGCGGCGACCATGCGCCGGGAGCGGCGCTGACCCTCGGCGAGGATCGCGAGGACCTCGGGCGAGGACTGCGCGTGGACGAACGCCTCGACGTTGGCGACCCACAGCCAGCGCATGTCGCCGAAGTCGCGGATCTTGCGGTCCCAGGTGTCGGCGTACCGCTCCTCGGCGGTGTCCCCCTCGCCGGCGAGCCGGCCGGCCGCCGCGGCCCACTCGTCCATGGCGTCGAACAGCGCGCGGTTCAGGAGCGCCTCGCGCGACCCGAAGTGGTAGCCGATCGCGGCCATGCTCACCTTGGACGCCGAGGCGATGTCGCGCACGGTCGTGCGCAGGTAGCCCTTCTCCTCCAGGCAGCGCCGCGCTCCGGCCAACAGGTCCTCGCGATTTCCCATGCGGGGATCGTATCCGCGCCACCCTTCTTGGGCGCTCGCCTCAGGCAAGCGCCCTATACGAACGTATTGCACGCTTGCCCAAATGCCGGCAGCCTGGGACCGGGAACACCGACGCACCATCCGCCGAAACACCCGCCGGACCACCGACCGATCGCACCCCGGGGAGAGCCACGCCATGCGCCACGAGCTGAAGATCGACGACCGCACCCTGTCCCACCTGGACTTCGGCGGCCCCGGCCGCCCGCTGCTCGTGCTCCACGGCGGCCTGTCCGAGGGCGCCGCCTTCACCGGCCTCGCCGCCCACCTCGGCGACGCCTGGCGGGTCATCGCCCCCGACCAGCGCGGCCACGGCGACTCCGACCGGGCCCCCGACCACCGGCGCGAGGGCTACGTCGCCGACGCCGTGGCCCTGCTCGACCACCTCGGCCTCGACGCCCCCGTCGCCGTCCTCGGCTACTCCCTCGGCGGCCTCAACGCGATCCACCTGGCCGCCGCCCACCCCGACCGGGTCTCCGCGCTCATCGACGTGGACTCCGGAGTGGAGATCGACCCCGACGGGCCGGAACCCTTCCCCTTCCTGCGCGGCGTCCCGTACACGGGCGAGAGCCCCGAGGCGCTCCTCGCGGCCGTCGGCCCGGTCGTCGCGCAGTTCGTCACCGGCGCCCTGCGACCGCTGCCCGACAGCGGCCACTGGCGGCTGCCCTTCCACCCGCAGGACATGCTCGACTCCATCCACGCCTGCCGCGGCGACCACTGGGACGCCTGGCTCGCGAGCACCTGCCCGGCCCTGCTGATCCACGGCACCCGCAGCCAGTCCCTCCCGCAGCGCCTGGCCGACGCGATGGTCACCCGGCGGCCGGGAACCTCGTACGCCCCGCTCGACGGGGACCACTTCGTGCCGTTCACCGACCCGCGGGGCTTCCACGAGGCCGTCGGGGCGTTCCTCGACCGGCTCTGAACCCTTCCCGGCGGCGCCGGGGACCGCCGGGAACGCCGAAGGGGCGACGGGCCGCCGGGCCCGTCGCCCCTTCGGGCGCGCTGTGCGCGCATGTCGCTCCGGTACTACTTGACGATCGTGATCCGGTTCGCCGCCGGCGGGGCGATCGGGGACTCCTGCGAGGAGTTGTTCGTCAGGTAGGCGTTGAAGCAGTCCAGGTCGGACGCGCCCACCAGCTTGTTCTTGTGCTCCTTCAGGACGGTGAAACCGTCACCGCCGCCCGCGAGGAACTCGTTCATCGCGACCCGGTAGGTCTTGGCGGGGTCGATGGCCACGCCGTTCA of the Streptomyces sp. NBC_01426 genome contains:
- a CDS encoding response regulator transcription factor, translated to MNAAEGDQQRILVVDDEPAVREALRRSLAFEGYGARTAVDGLDALDQAASYAPDLIVLDIQMPRMDGLTAARRLRAAGSTTPILMLTARDTVGDRVTGLDAGADDYLVKPFELDELFARVRALLRRSSYAAPAAGGPEPEDALTFGDLRMDLATREVTRAGRPVELTRTEFTLLEMFLAHPRQVLTREQILKTVWGFDFEPSSNSLDVYVMYLRRKTEAGGEPRLVHTVRGVGYVLRAAGAGDHGGPE
- a CDS encoding sensor histidine kinase, whose amino-acid sequence is MNPVAGFRALPLRSRLALLVAVAVAVAVAAVAGVSWFMVRAQLDDQLNSSLRSTDARAQASQTLNALGCQEQALPNPFVNNLSAQVQIVLPSGGRCLVDGKNTLPVSDYDLQVAKRLRDTVLYDGVTTDGTPVRVYTQFVELTSRAGKQDAAISVAKPLADMDKPLSTLAWVLLLVSGIGVVGAGAAGLWVARTGLRPVDELTGAVEHIARTEDLTVRIPDEGEDEIARLSRSFNSMTAALASSRDRQAQLIADAGHELRTPLTSLRTNVELLARSEETGRAIPPEDRRELLASVKAQMTELASLIGDLQELSRPDAASPGPLGVVALHEIVGSALSRARLRGPELTFGSSLESWYVRGEAAALERAVVNVLDNAVKFSPSGGRVEVALHAGELTVRDHGPGIPDQDLPHVFERFWRSPSARALPGSGLGLSIVARTVNRAGGSAELRAARDGGPGTEAVLRIPGAPTPPPAADPAASPPAGGASVVPDQ
- a CDS encoding phosphatidylinositol-specific phospholipase C, which translates into the protein MGSGMDRRRFLVGAMAAGAALGMGAAGQASAATLGTQDWMAGLADSTPLQRMTIPGTHDSGARKGGLYVACQNTSIAQQLDAGIRFLDVRCRVTGGSFAIHHAAFFQDLMFGDVLVDCGNFLAAHPSETVLMRVKQEYSEDSDATFRAVFDDYLDNRGWRPLFRIADTLPSSLGQARGKVVLLADNGGLPGLRYGDGNVFDIQDDYNTEPFAKRGRIENHFRKAVQQPGKLFVNYVSTAAYMPPRWNSDRLNPQVHGFVDGGEMAGRTGLGIVPMDFPNTRSGLVASLIRHN
- a CDS encoding TetR/AcrR family transcriptional regulator — its product is MGNREDLLAGARRCLEEKGYLRTTVRDIASASKVSMAAIGYHFGSREALLNRALFDAMDEWAAAAGRLAGEGDTAEERYADTWDRKIRDFGDMRWLWVANVEAFVHAQSSPEVLAILAEGQRRSRRMVAAQLRGVPEEEVSEADVRALGSVHIALLSGVMVQCLTDPEAAPDGHELAQGLRAMAELLES
- a CDS encoding alpha/beta fold hydrolase, whose protein sequence is MRHELKIDDRTLSHLDFGGPGRPLLVLHGGLSEGAAFTGLAAHLGDAWRVIAPDQRGHGDSDRAPDHRREGYVADAVALLDHLGLDAPVAVLGYSLGGLNAIHLAAAHPDRVSALIDVDSGVEIDPDGPEPFPFLRGVPYTGESPEALLAAVGPVVAQFVTGALRPLPDSGHWRLPFHPQDMLDSIHACRGDHWDAWLASTCPALLIHGTRSQSLPQRLADAMVTRRPGTSYAPLDGDHFVPFTDPRGFHEAVGAFLDRL